From a region of the Aeoliella mucimassa genome:
- a CDS encoding Eco57I restriction-modification methylase domain-containing protein, with product MAKRNQQFQTIRTEGAILPPDILRLVASLKVDGATPDAYHLPPGSKLNEAISQSWTSLLNHWQAFQEAREDLPESDETGTSVTNQRWLLPLFNELDYGRLVTTASPEIEERVYPIERFYNHTPIHLIGCKLPLDRRTRGARGAATASPHSMVQEFLNRSEEHLWAFLSNGLQLRILRDNISLSRQAFVEFDLEAMMEGEVYADFALLWLLCHQSRVESDKATDCWLEKWSHLAREQGTRVLNDLRVGVQKAIEALGRGFIGHPRNDRLREKLRTGSLSTDDYYRQLLRTVYRLLFLFVAEDRELLHPPDADPAACNLYDTHYSTRRLRELAHKIRGSKHADLWHSLSLVFDALGRNEGCPQLGLCGLGSFLWRSSTTADIRGPQNHANENSEADAEPALISNDDLLQAVRALAYVEQDRVLRVVDYRNLGSEELGSVYESLLELHPVMNAEAKAFDLSTAAGNERKTTGSYYTPDSLVQCLLDSALDPVVEDRLKGKKGEAAEQAILELKVCDPACGSGHFLIAAAHRLARHLARVRTGETEPSPDDYQHALRDVIGRCVYGVDINPMAVELCKVSLWMEAIEPGKPLSFLDHHIQCGNSLLGTTPALLTEGILDDAFKPIDGDVKECCAELKKENKRERKDYKEGLRDFAVAFNLGNLLSVLSQIDTCDDNSIEDITAKQRRYEEFVRSADYLNARLLADLWCSVFVWKKDKSDLGKLCPTERDFRRAQANPHSLLASVRDEVQRLADQYQFIHWHLAFPDVFVLPSNAAKAENEQTGWSRGFDVVLGNPPWEMVEVESLKEEESDGEDMVEAKARIERIRCTHGTQKFTSESSRYPFTSGGRKNLYALFVELASTVTADSGRVGQVAPTGVIQEDPAEKLARHLFSSQAVASIYEFQNKRSAPYEGKWFEDVHPQYRICLLTLARKSERTRFVFDLSDLSELRDPIRQYSQTYEEIDSFCAGKFKVPMFRNSREANVCSIAYHNGEVLGRLSQGNQPKLRSGLIFNFGRKEKAEKVAFADTDLGFVQVYEGEYLHQYNHRFSTSNGESSERTSNAELENPQFKIATKDALPRQFTKERLEYVAKRNVDWIVCLRRQARSTDSFISISTVIPPVAVEGSLTAFFEQPANARIAGSLAANLNSFVANFILSLRQSGPNVNKGVYEQLPLSSHFETHESLASWCQLTALEWFTPRVLELTYTAWDLEAFAWDCGYDGPPFRWDEQRRFLLRCELDAAYFHLYLGTTDEWGVDNPELREMFPTPRDAVDYIMETFPIVKRKDIARTADADGGDNAAQGGRYITKETILDIYDEMAEAIRTGQPYKTRLDPPPGPPTDAEGNFIPMAEWDENNWPSHIHQPRESAVVLPVAASATRLERGRAVLDILLLLEAWGTTVSTSALEPALVLMRNDVARTTLASQGAAFAPTDALSEEPQFVRGLDLIYQGMETNGAIRRVGQSGFELADSQLLADAPAADRARAAETLQAIQTLSDLRTLPQVVASITNERFDVTV from the coding sequence GTGGCGAAGCGTAATCAGCAGTTTCAGACCATCCGTACGGAAGGAGCCATCCTTCCACCGGACATCCTCCGCCTCGTCGCATCGCTGAAGGTCGATGGAGCGACCCCCGACGCCTACCATCTCCCACCTGGCAGCAAGCTCAACGAAGCCATCAGCCAATCGTGGACGTCGCTCCTCAATCACTGGCAAGCGTTTCAAGAAGCACGTGAGGACCTTCCCGAGAGCGATGAAACCGGCACTTCTGTTACCAACCAGCGTTGGCTACTGCCCCTCTTCAATGAACTCGACTATGGCCGTTTGGTGACAACAGCGTCGCCGGAAATCGAAGAGCGGGTCTACCCCATCGAGCGGTTCTACAATCACACGCCAATTCACCTCATAGGGTGTAAGCTGCCGCTAGACCGCCGCACGCGAGGGGCTCGTGGGGCGGCTACCGCCAGCCCCCACTCCATGGTGCAGGAGTTTCTCAACCGTAGCGAAGAGCACTTGTGGGCGTTCCTCTCGAATGGTCTACAGCTACGCATCCTGCGAGACAATATCTCGCTCTCGCGACAAGCGTTTGTCGAGTTCGACCTCGAAGCGATGATGGAGGGCGAGGTCTATGCTGACTTTGCTCTGTTGTGGCTGCTATGCCATCAATCTCGGGTTGAATCGGACAAGGCGACCGATTGCTGGCTAGAGAAGTGGAGCCACTTGGCCCGCGAGCAAGGTACGCGAGTGCTGAACGACCTGCGGGTCGGTGTGCAGAAGGCCATTGAAGCCTTAGGGCGGGGCTTTATCGGCCATCCTCGTAACGACCGGTTGCGTGAGAAACTCCGCACAGGTTCGCTTTCGACGGATGACTACTATCGTCAGCTGCTTCGCACGGTCTATCGGCTGTTGTTCTTGTTTGTAGCTGAAGACCGGGAACTGCTTCATCCGCCCGATGCGGACCCTGCTGCGTGCAACCTTTACGATACGCATTACTCCACGCGTCGCCTGCGAGAACTCGCCCACAAGATTCGTGGCTCGAAGCATGCCGACCTTTGGCACTCGTTATCGCTCGTGTTTGATGCTCTCGGTCGCAACGAGGGTTGCCCACAGTTGGGTCTGTGTGGCTTGGGGTCGTTCTTGTGGCGGTCATCCACAACGGCAGACATTCGCGGGCCGCAAAATCATGCTAATGAGAATAGTGAAGCCGATGCAGAGCCAGCTCTCATCTCAAATGACGACTTACTGCAGGCCGTGAGGGCTCTTGCCTATGTTGAGCAGGACCGAGTACTTCGCGTTGTCGATTACCGCAACCTCGGTTCGGAGGAACTCGGTAGCGTCTACGAATCGCTCCTCGAACTCCATCCGGTGATGAACGCCGAAGCCAAGGCATTCGACCTGTCCACGGCAGCGGGAAACGAACGAAAGACAACCGGTTCCTACTACACGCCAGATTCGCTGGTACAGTGTCTGCTCGACTCAGCCCTCGACCCGGTGGTGGAAGACCGACTTAAGGGGAAGAAAGGTGAAGCGGCCGAACAGGCTATTCTTGAATTGAAAGTTTGCGACCCTGCCTGCGGTAGTGGCCATTTCTTAATTGCCGCTGCCCATCGTTTGGCTCGTCACTTGGCCCGTGTGCGCACAGGAGAAACCGAGCCAAGCCCCGACGACTATCAGCATGCCTTGCGAGACGTCATCGGCCGTTGCGTTTACGGCGTTGACATTAATCCAATGGCCGTCGAACTATGCAAAGTCAGCCTCTGGATGGAAGCCATCGAGCCAGGGAAGCCGCTGTCGTTTCTCGACCATCACATTCAATGCGGCAACAGCCTGCTTGGGACAACTCCTGCTCTCTTGACTGAAGGCATTCTCGACGATGCGTTCAAGCCCATAGATGGCGACGTGAAGGAATGCTGTGCGGAGTTGAAGAAGGAAAACAAGCGGGAGCGGAAAGACTACAAAGAGGGATTACGCGACTTTGCCGTGGCGTTCAACCTGGGTAACTTGCTCTCTGTGCTGTCACAGATCGATACTTGTGACGACAATTCGATAGAAGACATAACTGCCAAGCAGCGGAGATATGAGGAATTCGTTCGCAGTGCCGATTACCTCAATGCTCGACTATTGGCCGACCTTTGGTGTTCAGTGTTTGTCTGGAAGAAAGACAAGTCCGACCTTGGCAAACTCTGTCCGACCGAGCGGGACTTCCGCCGCGCGCAGGCCAATCCCCATAGCCTCCTAGCCAGTGTGCGGGATGAAGTCCAACGACTGGCCGATCAGTACCAGTTTATTCATTGGCATTTGGCGTTCCCGGATGTATTCGTGTTGCCTAGCAATGCGGCGAAGGCGGAGAACGAGCAGACGGGGTGGAGTCGCGGGTTCGATGTGGTATTGGGCAATCCGCCTTGGGAAATGGTTGAAGTTGAGTCGTTAAAGGAAGAGGAGTCAGATGGTGAAGATATGGTTGAGGCCAAGGCCCGAATAGAGCGAATTCGCTGTACGCACGGAACCCAAAAGTTTACATCCGAGAGCAGCAGATACCCATTCACCTCAGGAGGGAGAAAGAACCTTTACGCACTTTTCGTAGAACTCGCTTCAACTGTTACTGCGGATTCGGGGCGAGTCGGCCAAGTCGCTCCGACGGGTGTTATACAGGAAGACCCCGCCGAAAAACTGGCGCGGCATTTGTTCAGTTCTCAAGCAGTGGCGAGCATTTACGAATTTCAGAATAAGCGATCCGCACCATATGAGGGGAAATGGTTCGAGGACGTCCACCCACAGTACCGCATCTGCCTGTTAACATTGGCTCGCAAGTCTGAACGAACGCGTTTTGTCTTCGACTTGTCAGACTTAAGCGAGCTTCGTGACCCGATAAGGCAGTACTCTCAGACTTACGAAGAAATTGACAGTTTCTGCGCCGGAAAATTCAAAGTTCCAATGTTTCGGAATTCCAGAGAGGCAAACGTGTGCTCAATCGCCTATCACAATGGAGAGGTACTTGGGCGCTTATCGCAGGGAAACCAACCAAAATTGCGCTCAGGACTCATCTTCAACTTCGGAAGGAAGGAAAAAGCCGAAAAGGTCGCCTTCGCTGACACCGACTTGGGTTTTGTCCAGGTTTACGAGGGCGAGTACCTCCATCAATACAACCACCGATTCTCAACGTCGAACGGCGAATCGTCTGAAAGAACATCAAACGCTGAATTAGAGAATCCACAATTCAAGATTGCCACCAAGGATGCGCTTCCTCGCCAATTCACCAAGGAGCGCCTTGAGTACGTCGCAAAGCGAAACGTCGATTGGATTGTATGCCTGCGGCGGCAAGCAAGAAGCACTGATAGCTTCATTTCGATCTCGACTGTGATTCCACCAGTGGCGGTTGAGGGAAGTCTGACGGCTTTCTTTGAACAGCCCGCCAATGCTCGAATTGCAGGTTCGCTCGCCGCAAATCTGAATTCGTTCGTAGCCAATTTCATACTCTCCCTGAGGCAATCTGGACCAAACGTGAATAAAGGGGTTTATGAGCAATTGCCACTGAGTTCTCACTTTGAAACTCATGAATCTCTGGCAAGTTGGTGTCAGTTAACGGCTTTGGAGTGGTTCACACCGCGTGTTCTCGAACTGACGTACACGGCATGGGACTTGGAAGCGTTTGCGTGGGACTGCGGTTACGACGGTCCGCCGTTTCGCTGGGATGAGCAGCGTCGATTTCTGCTGCGGTGCGAGCTGGATGCCGCCTACTTCCATCTCTATCTCGGGACAACCGATGAATGGGGAGTCGACAATCCTGAACTCCGCGAGATGTTCCCCACACCTCGCGACGCCGTCGACTACATCATGGAAACCTTCCCCATTGTAAAACGCAAAGACATCGCCCGCACAGCGGACGCTGATGGCGGCGATAATGCTGCACAAGGGGGCCGATACATCACGAAAGAGACCATTCTCGACATCTACGACGAAATGGCCGAAGCCATCCGCACCGGCCAGCCCTACAAGACCCGTCTCGACCCGCCACCCGGCCCACCAACCGACGCCGAAGGCAACTTCATCCCCATGGCCGAGTGGGACGAGAACAACTGGCCCTCGCATATTCATCAGCCTCGCGAATCTGCTGTCGTGTTGCCAGTAGCAGCTTCGGCAACTCGTTTGGAACGTGGCCGAGCCGTGCTCGATATACTGCTTCTACTCGAAGCGTGGGGCACAACGGTCTCGACTTCAGCACTGGAGCCCGCATTGGTGCTAATGCGGAACGACGTAGCGAGGACAACCCTCGCCAGCCAAGGTGCGGCATTCGCTCCGACGGACGCACTTTCTGAAGAGCCACAGTTTGTGCGAGGGCTGGACTTGATTTACCAAGGCATGGAAACAAATGGGGCCATTCGGCGAGTCGGACAGTCCGGCTTTGAGTTAGCGGATAGCCAGTTGCTCGCTGATGCTCCCGCAGCGGACCGTGCACGAGCAGCCGAAACATTGCAGGCAATCCAAACACTGAGCGATTTACGTACGTTACCCCAGGTGGTCGCATCAATTACTAATGAACGATTCGATGTTACTGTTTGA
- a CDS encoding helicase-related protein encodes MSTTFPPGALVKARGREWVVLPDSGDEVLLVRPIGGLDDEVVGICRAIEPVDSASFSLPDPTKPGDFNSCRLLRDAARLSTRSAAGPFRSFGKIAVDPRPYQLVPLLMAMRLDPVRLLIADDVGIGKTVESCLIAKELLERGEVTRLAVLCPPHLAEQWQKEMAEKFHIDAELVLSSTVQRLERGLQPGESIYQRYRHIIVSTDFIKSHRRRDDFIRECPELVIVDEAHTCTLTGRVGQARQARHELIKAVSESDDRNLILVTATPHSGNEDAFRSLLSLIDPKFRELPHDLESDSRSSVRAELAKHLVQRLRGNVIEMDKKLETDTSFPEREDAEESYKLSEPYKKLFRKVLDFASELVSDESGSKKNHRVRWWSALALLRAMASSPAAAAATLRNRAATADAEDEADVEELGRRAVLDQEELEITEVFDMTPGGAPADAEETATSERLKRLAREAEKLSGKDDAKLQKAIKLIKKIVKDGYNPIIFCRFIDTADYIAAQLRDALGKVEVASVTGTLPPKEREDRIEKLGEHEQRVLVCTDCLSEGVNLQTLFDAVVHYDLSWNPTRHEQREGRVDRFGQSKDKVRVLTYFGVDNQIDGVVLDVLLRKHKKIKSDLGISVAVPGSSEEVIKALFEGMELRGGSEPTQQLFLPGLDPIKSELHAKWEDARETEKRSRSRFAQHAIKTEEVKAELDAIREAIGAGPTVQRFVHDVLHLAGVPLSQKPKECVQVAVSNETPRALRHAIGRDNDFLGRFDLPVDEGVLYLSRTHPIVEGLASYTLETALDDVQAEGERVIARRCGVTRTDGVTEKTSLLVVRLRYHLKVKRRSTTSTETQDAPLLAEEVLTLAFTGSPSEPQWLSEEESKSLLDMKPTGNLPENLVKQQLDRFIGTVDSLRDRLDDVVTSRSEALKDAHTRIRKSAKMTGSVEVTPTGEVDILGCFILLPEEN; translated from the coding sequence ATGTCAACAACCTTTCCCCCAGGAGCCTTGGTGAAGGCACGTGGTCGAGAATGGGTCGTCTTGCCCGACTCGGGCGACGAGGTTCTGCTGGTGCGTCCCATCGGCGGCTTGGACGATGAGGTAGTTGGAATCTGTCGAGCTATCGAACCGGTAGACTCGGCGAGTTTCTCGCTGCCGGACCCAACTAAACCGGGCGACTTCAATTCTTGCCGATTGCTGCGTGACGCGGCTCGTCTCTCCACCCGTTCGGCCGCCGGTCCCTTCCGTAGTTTCGGCAAGATAGCTGTCGACCCGCGGCCCTATCAGCTAGTACCACTTTTGATGGCAATGCGGCTCGACCCGGTGCGGCTCCTCATTGCGGATGACGTCGGTATTGGTAAGACCGTTGAGTCCTGCCTCATTGCCAAGGAGCTGCTAGAGCGAGGGGAAGTAACGCGGCTCGCTGTTCTCTGCCCGCCCCACCTGGCCGAGCAGTGGCAAAAAGAAATGGCGGAGAAGTTCCATATCGACGCCGAGCTGGTACTTAGCTCCACGGTGCAACGACTCGAACGGGGACTGCAACCAGGCGAGTCCATCTACCAGCGGTACCGGCACATCATTGTATCGACCGACTTTATCAAGTCGCACCGACGACGTGACGACTTCATTCGCGAGTGTCCCGAACTGGTCATCGTCGACGAAGCCCACACCTGCACATTGACCGGCCGCGTAGGCCAGGCACGCCAGGCGAGGCACGAGCTTATCAAAGCGGTCTCCGAATCGGACGACCGAAACCTCATTCTCGTGACCGCTACTCCGCACAGTGGTAACGAAGACGCATTTCGCTCTCTGCTGTCGCTTATCGACCCCAAGTTTCGCGAACTACCGCACGACTTGGAGTCCGACTCACGTTCATCGGTTCGTGCCGAGCTAGCCAAGCACCTGGTCCAACGGCTTCGCGGCAACGTCATTGAGATGGATAAGAAGCTGGAAACCGACACCTCGTTCCCCGAGCGGGAAGACGCTGAAGAGAGCTACAAGCTCAGCGAACCGTACAAGAAGCTCTTTCGCAAAGTGCTTGATTTCGCCAGCGAGCTGGTGAGCGATGAGTCGGGCAGCAAGAAGAACCATCGTGTCCGTTGGTGGTCCGCTCTCGCACTGCTTCGGGCCATGGCGTCGAGTCCCGCTGCAGCTGCTGCAACACTTCGCAATCGTGCTGCCACAGCCGATGCAGAAGACGAAGCCGACGTGGAAGAGTTGGGCCGCAGAGCGGTGCTCGACCAGGAAGAACTCGAAATCACCGAGGTCTTCGACATGACGCCCGGCGGTGCTCCTGCTGATGCGGAAGAAACCGCGACAAGCGAACGCCTCAAGCGACTTGCTCGCGAGGCAGAAAAACTATCTGGCAAAGACGACGCCAAATTGCAGAAGGCAATCAAGCTCATCAAGAAGATTGTCAAGGACGGCTACAACCCGATTATCTTTTGCCGCTTCATCGATACAGCTGATTATATCGCTGCTCAATTACGCGATGCACTCGGCAAAGTTGAGGTAGCGTCGGTCACCGGTACGCTTCCCCCCAAGGAACGCGAGGACCGCATTGAGAAACTAGGAGAGCATGAGCAGCGGGTCCTCGTTTGTACTGACTGCCTTAGCGAAGGCGTTAACCTGCAGACGCTCTTTGATGCTGTGGTCCATTACGACCTCTCTTGGAATCCAACTCGGCACGAGCAACGCGAAGGACGTGTCGACCGTTTCGGACAGTCGAAAGATAAGGTGCGCGTGCTCACGTACTTCGGTGTCGACAACCAAATCGATGGCGTCGTGCTCGACGTCCTGCTGCGAAAGCACAAGAAAATAAAAAGCGACCTCGGCATCTCGGTTGCCGTTCCCGGCAGCAGCGAGGAAGTCATCAAAGCCTTGTTCGAGGGGATGGAACTCCGCGGCGGTTCTGAACCGACGCAGCAGCTTTTCCTGCCGGGCCTCGACCCCATTAAGAGCGAACTGCACGCCAAGTGGGAGGACGCTCGCGAGACCGAAAAACGCTCTCGCTCTCGCTTCGCTCAACACGCCATTAAAACCGAGGAGGTCAAAGCCGAACTCGATGCCATTCGCGAGGCGATTGGGGCGGGACCAACGGTGCAGCGATTTGTTCACGATGTGCTTCACCTGGCAGGCGTGCCTCTCTCGCAGAAACCCAAAGAGTGCGTCCAAGTCGCCGTCTCCAACGAAACCCCTCGTGCTCTACGTCACGCCATTGGCAGAGACAACGACTTCTTGGGTAGGTTTGACCTCCCCGTCGATGAAGGAGTGCTTTACCTCAGTCGCACGCACCCCATCGTCGAAGGACTCGCTTCCTACACGCTGGAGACCGCTCTCGACGACGTTCAAGCCGAAGGGGAACGCGTTATCGCTCGCCGTTGTGGAGTCACCAGAACCGATGGCGTCACCGAGAAAACCTCACTATTAGTTGTGCGACTCCGTTATCACTTGAAGGTGAAACGGCGAAGCACCACTTCCACAGAGACGCAGGATGCTCCGCTTTTGGCCGAGGAGGTGCTGACGCTTGCGTTCACTGGTTCCCCCAGCGAGCCGCAGTGGCTTTCCGAGGAGGAGTCCAAGAGTTTGCTGGACATGAAGCCAACCGGGAACCTTCCCGAGAACCTCGTCAAGCAGCAACTCGACCGGTTCATCGGTACGGTCGATTCCCTACGCGACCGGCTCGATGACGTTGTGACCTCACGGTCTGAAGCCCTGAAGGACGCCCATACCCGCATCCGCAAGTCAGCCAAGATGACCGGCAGCGTGGAGGTTACTCCGACTGGCGAAGTCGACATCCTCGGCTGCTTCATCCTGCTCCCCGAAGAGAACTGA